The Buchnera aphidicola (Cinara tujafilina) genome has a window encoding:
- the fabD gene encoding malonyl CoA-acyl carrier protein transacylase: MIFSGQGLYNLHILQLLMKKYSLIKQTFYEASEFLKYDILKKIFNVNYPNQKYQLDFQYLLLISSVALFRLWLQESLYIYPDIIAGHSLGQYSALICNNSIKFIDGLKILKIRNQIIQSNIKNISFLTYAIIGLKLETIKKICLYVSKNQSKVFVSCINSDIQIVITGHDQAVLKARTLCKKYGAIYTIKLPIYISMHCNLMRKISKIFSYNLNDIKISLGKCSIIENVNASFLLSRRDIYSAIIKQFYRPVKWNKIIKKIKSNNIQYCIEINLKNSLRNICILSKNIKILSINSPNSLISTIDIIKK; encoded by the coding sequence ATGATTTTTTCAGGACAGGGGTTGTATAATTTACATATATTACAATTATTAATGAAAAAATATTCTTTAATTAAACAAACATTTTATGAAGCATCTGAATTTTTAAAATATGACATACTTAAAAAAATCTTTAATGTTAATTATCCAAATCAAAAATATCAACTTGACTTTCAATATCTTTTATTAATATCTTCTGTAGCATTATTTCGTTTATGGTTACAAGAATCATTATATATTTATCCTGATATCATAGCTGGACATAGTTTAGGCCAATATTCCGCTTTAATATGTAACAACTCTATAAAATTTATAGATGGATTAAAAATCCTAAAAATACGTAATCAAATTATACAATCAAATATAAAAAATATATCTTTTTTAACATATGCGATAATTGGATTAAAATTAGAAACAATAAAAAAAATTTGTTTATATGTATCTAAAAATCAATCAAAAGTATTTGTTTCATGTATTAATTCAGATATACAAATAGTGATTACCGGACATGATCAAGCTGTATTAAAAGCAAGAACTCTATGTAAAAAGTATGGAGCAATATATACGATAAAGCTACCTATCTATATTAGTATGCACTGTAATTTAATGCGAAAAATATCAAAAATTTTTTCGTATAATTTAAATGACATAAAAATTTCATTAGGTAAATGTTCTATAATTGAAAATGTTAATGCATCATTTTTATTATCTCGACGAGATATATATTCAGCAATTATTAAACAATTCTATCGACCAGTAAAATGGAATAAAATAATTAAAAAAATTAAATCAAATAATATTCAATATTGTATAGAAATAAACTTAAAAAATTCATTAAGAAATATATGTATCTTATCTAAAAATATAAAAATATTATCTATAAACTCACCGAATTCTCTTATATCTACTATAGATATTATTAAAAAATGA
- the fabG gene encoding 3-oxoacyl-[acyl-carrier protein] reductase translates to MNKKNNIALVTGASRGIGKNIALALIKLGIYVIGTAKTKDGTNKINKMFDEKKGIGIKIDFLNIKKYKEKIKKIIAKIGIIDILIHNAGIIHDNLLIKMNIKEWNDVINVNLSSIFYLSKIIVPNMLKKKFGRIIIINSVTGYLGQIGQTNYAASKSGLIGFMRSLALEIASRNITVNLIAPGYIITDMTKKILLSKKRKIMKRIPTKNFGTPSDITHAVLFLISIKSSYITGQTIHVNGGMYMP, encoded by the coding sequence ATGAATAAAAAAAATAACATTGCATTAGTAACAGGAGCTAGTCGAGGAATAGGAAAAAATATCGCACTTGCATTAATAAAATTAGGAATATATGTAATTGGAACAGCAAAAACTAAAGATGGTACCAACAAAATAAATAAAATGTTTGATGAAAAAAAAGGTATAGGCATTAAAATTGATTTTTTAAATATAAAAAAATACAAAGAAAAAATTAAAAAAATTATTGCTAAAATAGGTATAATTGATATTTTAATTCATAATGCAGGAATTATACATGATAATTTATTAATTAAAATGAATATAAAAGAATGGAATGACGTCATTAATGTCAATTTATCTTCAATATTTTATCTTTCTAAAATTATTGTACCTAATATGTTAAAAAAAAAATTCGGACGTATTATAATAATTAATTCAGTAACTGGATATTTAGGGCAAATTGGACAAACAAATTATGCCGCTTCTAAATCAGGATTAATCGGATTTATGAGGTCTCTTGCATTAGAGATAGCTTCTCGTAATATTACAGTTAATTTAATAGCTCCTGGATATATTATAACAGATATGACAAAAAAAATTTTATTATCTAAAAAAAGGAAAATAATGAAAAGAATTCCAACTAAAAATTTTGGTACGCCTTCTGATATTACTCATGCAGTATTGTTTTTAATATCTATTAAGTCATCCTATATAACCGGACAAACAATTCATGTAAATGGCGGTATGTATATGCCTTAA
- the acpP gene encoding acyl carrier protein, with amino-acid sequence MKNIQNKIISIIAKQFQKKEKEISLKDSFLNNFKADSLDFVELIMLIEDEFKIEVIDIDFNNIKTVEQFINIITKLIK; translated from the coding sequence ATGAAAAATATTCAAAATAAAATTATTAGTATTATTGCAAAACAATTTCAAAAAAAAGAAAAAGAAATCTCCTTAAAAGATAGTTTTTTAAATAATTTTAAAGCAGATTCATTAGATTTTGTAGAGTTAATAATGTTAATAGAAGACGAGTTTAAAATAGAAGTAATTGATATAGATTTTAATAATATTAAAACAGTAGAACAATTTATTAATATTATTACTAAACTGATTAAATAA
- the holB gene encoding DNA polymerase III, delta subunit yields the protein MKNYPWLFSQYKSILKKYIKNKLHPIILINSRKGLGIFQLIKNISQWFLCLNKKNFVYCNMCTSCTLIKKKNHPDLYDKNHYKIKNKTIGIDYIRYIIKNIYKTSQQGGVKIVVIKNLQNITKEANNALLKTLEEPPKDTFFLSTNNLKKINNTTISRSTIYYINIYNKTNIILSWLQKNKKIFMNDLKTALFINNFSPIRANNFLNSSQIIQRKNLMNIIYTFIMYNNNIDLLFSLLYYNNTHLFITWICYLLLDVIKFSIFKEKDILYNLDQYHLIKKLSKKSSVQYSYKILISWIKCQYILKTIPYIDKKLILIEQTLFWNNLLKSKK from the coding sequence ATGAAGAATTATCCATGGTTATTTTCTCAATATAAAAGTATATTAAAAAAATACATAAAAAATAAACTACATCCAATTATCTTAATAAATTCTCGTAAAGGTTTAGGAATATTTCAATTAATTAAAAATATTAGTCAATGGTTTTTATGTTTAAATAAAAAAAACTTTGTATACTGTAATATGTGTACATCATGTACATTAATTAAGAAAAAAAATCATCCTGACTTATATGATAAAAATCATTATAAAATAAAAAATAAAACGATAGGAATTGATTATATTCGTTATATTATAAAAAATATTTATAAAACCTCACAACAAGGAGGAGTAAAAATTGTAGTAATTAAAAATCTTCAAAATATTACAAAAGAAGCAAACAATGCTTTATTAAAAACTTTAGAGGAACCCCCAAAAGATACTTTTTTTTTGTCCACTAATAATTTAAAAAAAATTAATAATACTACTATAAGTAGATCGACTATTTATTATATTAATATTTATAATAAAACTAATATCATTTTATCATGGCTACAAAAAAATAAAAAAATTTTTATGAATGATTTAAAAACTGCCCTTTTTATTAATAATTTTTCCCCAATAAGAGCTAATAATTTTTTAAATAGCTCTCAGATAATTCAAAGAAAAAATTTAATGAATATTATATATACATTTATCATGTATAATAATAATATTGATTTGTTATTTTCATTATTGTACTATAACAATACACATCTTTTTATTACTTGGATATGCTATCTTCTTTTAGATGTAATAAAATTTAGTATTTTTAAAGAAAAAGATATTTTATATAATCTTGATCAGTATCATTTGATTAAAAAATTATCTAAAAAAAGTAGCGTACAATACTCATATAAAATTTTAATTTCTTGGATTAAATGTCAATATATATTGAAAACTATCCCATACATTGATAAAAAATTAATTTTAATTGAACAAACTTTATTTTGGAATAATTTATTGAAAAGCAAAAAATAA
- the ycfH gene encoding putative deoxyribonuclease — protein MFLIDTHCHIHTLNYKKLHKNIKSVLNNAFNKNVKMFLAVSTSVQDFKNLKYFTKGQKNIFLSCGLHPIYKHKKSDILDLENLSRQHIVIAIGETGLDFYRSLQKKREQIKLFEKHIYISKKLKKPIIIHSRCAKKETISALYSCHIKETSGILHSFNEDIDMARKILDLGFYISFSGIITFKNADYLRKVLNFIPINRLLIETDSPYLSPEPVRNQENQPSYLFYIAKYISNYIKMDFLILFLFYKKIFLHYLN, from the coding sequence ATGTTCTTAATTGATACTCATTGTCATATCCATACATTAAATTATAAAAAATTACATAAAAATATAAAATCTGTATTAAATAACGCATTTAATAAAAATGTAAAAATGTTTTTAGCAGTATCCACATCTGTTCAAGATTTTAAGAATCTTAAATATTTTACTAAAGGACAAAAAAATATTTTTTTATCCTGTGGATTACACCCTATTTATAAACATAAAAAATCAGATATTCTAGATCTAGAAAATCTATCACGTCAACATATAGTTATTGCTATCGGTGAAACAGGATTAGATTTTTATCGATCTTTGCAAAAAAAAAGAGAACAAATAAAATTATTTGAAAAACACATTTATATATCAAAAAAATTAAAGAAACCAATTATTATACATAGCCGTTGTGCGAAAAAAGAAACTATATCAGCTTTATATTCATGCCATATTAAAGAAACTTCTGGTATCTTACATTCATTTAATGAAGATATTGATATGGCAAGAAAAATCCTAGATTTAGGATTCTATATATCTTTTTCTGGTATTATAACTTTTAAAAATGCAGATTATTTACGAAAAGTACTTAATTTTATTCCTATTAACCGTCTTTTAATAGAAACTGATTCTCCATATTTATCCCCAGAGCCTGTACGTAATCAAGAAAACCAACCCTCTTATCTATTTTATATTGCAAAATATATTTCTAATTATATAAAAATGGATTTTTTAATTTTATTTCTATTTTACAAAAAAATTTTTTTACATTATTTAAATTAA
- the ycfF gene encoding hypothetical protein, giving the protein MNNHNNIFQKIITKKIKVPFIYQDQYVTAFNDLFPKAPIHILVVSNTLIPSIDNINKKNKEILMHMYYAATKIARITKINKSGYRLIMNCNKHAGQEIQHIHLHILGGKNLGPIVSNI; this is encoded by the coding sequence ATGAATAATCACAATAATATTTTTCAAAAAATTATTACTAAAAAAATAAAGGTACCTTTTATATATCAAGATCAATATGTTACTGCTTTTAACGATCTATTTCCAAAAGCTCCCATACATATCTTAGTGGTATCAAATACCTTAATTCCGTCTATTGATAATATTAATAAAAAAAATAAAGAAATATTAATGCATATGTATTATGCCGCTACAAAAATTGCGAGAATTACTAAAATTAATAAAAGTGGATATAGGTTAATAATGAACTGTAATAAACATGCTGGACAAGAAATTCAACATATACATCTCCATATACTTGGAGGAAAAAATTTAGGTCCAATAGTATCAAACATATAG
- the asnS gene encoding asparaginyl-tRNA synthetase, which translates to MFVISIYEIFSKIYILKNITIKGWVRSRRDSKKGLSFLSIYDGSTINIIQVVVKNSLNNYNTEILKLTIGCSVQIEGKLQYSHGKLQKYEILAKNITILGWIENPALYPMSAKKHTVEYIRNFCHLRSRTNLFGSITRIRNVIYHSLHNFLYKKNYFWISTPIITSINTEGAGSMFKVSMLDSNNIKEKKFFNKNVFLTVSGQLTLEAYACSLSNVYSFGPTFRAENSNTKRHLSEFWMLEVETAFSNLDNISKLSETLLKYTVDKVLNKCGADLVFLQKNIDSNIFCRLNSFLSIPFVRINYTDVINVLLKKSYEIKENISWGNDLSIQQERYLVEKYFKAPIIIQNYPKSLKAFYMRINSDNQTVSAIDVLLPNVGEIIGGSEREERLCVLTQRIHELGLNEKDYIWYQDLRKYGTVPHAGFGLGFERLIMYITGLKNIREAIPFPRTVKHADF; encoded by the coding sequence ATGTTTGTAATATCTATATATGAAATTTTTTCAAAAATATATATATTGAAAAATATTACTATTAAAGGATGGGTACGTAGTCGGAGAGATTCAAAAAAAGGATTATCATTTTTAAGTATTTATGATGGGTCTACTATTAACATTATCCAGGTAGTTGTAAAAAATTCATTAAATAATTACAATACTGAAATTTTAAAATTAACTATCGGATGTTCTGTTCAAATAGAGGGTAAATTACAATATTCACATGGAAAACTGCAGAAATATGAAATTCTTGCTAAAAATATTACTATATTAGGATGGATCGAAAATCCTGCATTGTATCCTATGTCTGCAAAAAAACATACAGTAGAATATATCAGAAATTTTTGTCATTTACGTTCTAGAACAAATTTATTTGGATCCATTACAAGAATTAGAAATGTTATATATCATTCATTACATAATTTTTTATATAAAAAAAATTATTTTTGGATTTCTACGCCTATTATTACTAGTATAAATACTGAAGGCGCAGGATCGATGTTTAAAGTATCTATGTTAGATTCAAATAATATTAAAGAAAAAAAATTTTTTAATAAAAATGTTTTTTTAACTGTATCTGGACAATTAACTTTAGAAGCATACGCATGTTCTTTGTCGAATGTTTATTCTTTTGGACCTACTTTTCGCGCAGAAAATTCAAATACTAAAAGACATTTATCCGAATTTTGGATGTTAGAAGTTGAAACGGCTTTTTCTAATCTTGATAATATTTCTAAATTATCTGAGACATTATTAAAATATACTGTAGATAAAGTATTAAATAAGTGTGGTGCAGATTTAGTATTTTTACAAAAAAATATTGATTCAAATATATTTTGTCGTTTAAATTCTTTTCTTTCTATCCCGTTTGTACGTATTAATTATACAGATGTTATAAATGTTTTATTAAAAAAATCATATGAAATAAAAGAAAATATATCATGGGGAAATGATTTATCTATTCAACAAGAAAGATATTTAGTTGAAAAATATTTTAAAGCACCTATTATTATACAAAATTATCCAAAATCTTTAAAAGCTTTTTATATGCGTATAAATTCGGATAATCAAACGGTCTCTGCTATTGATGTATTATTACCTAATGTTGGTGAAATTATCGGCGGTTCAGAACGAGAAGAGCGATTATGTGTATTAACTCAACGTATACATGAATTAGGATTAAATGAAAAAGATTATATATGGTATCAAGATTTAAGAAAATATGGTACAGTTCCTCATGCAGGTTTTGGTTTAGGGTTTGAACGATTAATTATGTATATTACTGGACTTAAAAATATTCGCGAGGCAATTCCTTTTCCAAGAACAGTAAAACACGCTGATTTTTAA
- the yceA gene encoding hypothetical protein, producing the protein MKKKNIISNKILKIICLHNYTKRTIISLYKYFNVFYPKELLNDIQIGLKKYDVLGRIYIANEGINAQISVPDSYVNKIMSFFKKININLCNININFSIENKSMAFWKLQIKIRKQLVANNIDNVPILKNSSKYYLNAFQVNKLFLDSKSIFVDIRNHYEYEIGHFYQALEIPSKTFREQLDMLKETLLPYKNKKIVLYCTGGIRCEKAFGLLKKYKFKNVYQIYGGILGYINQTQKYSLPMYFKGKIFVFDNRLAERVTNDILSKCRNCNQLTDSIHINCAYHRCHRLFIQCKNCSKKFNFYCSTKCLNI; encoded by the coding sequence TTGAAAAAGAAAAATATTATTTCTAATAAAATATTGAAAATTATTTGTTTACATAATTATACAAAACGTACAATTATATCGTTATATAAATATTTTAATGTATTTTATCCTAAAGAATTATTAAATGATATTCAAATAGGGTTAAAAAAATACGATGTATTGGGGCGAATTTATATTGCAAATGAAGGAATAAATGCACAAATTAGTGTACCTGATTCTTATGTAAATAAAATTATGAGTTTTTTTAAAAAAATTAATATAAACTTATGTAATATTAATATTAATTTTTCTATTGAAAACAAAAGTATGGCATTTTGGAAATTACAAATTAAAATTCGAAAACAACTTGTTGCCAACAATATTGATAATGTACCTATTTTAAAAAATTCTTCAAAATATTATTTGAATGCATTTCAAGTGAATAAGTTATTTTTAGATTCGAAATCTATTTTTGTAGATATACGAAATCATTATGAATATGAAATCGGACATTTTTATCAGGCATTAGAAATACCTTCTAAAACATTTCGAGAACAGTTAGATATGCTTAAAGAAACCTTATTACCTTATAAAAATAAAAAAATAGTTTTATATTGTACCGGAGGAATACGTTGCGAAAAAGCTTTTGGATTATTAAAAAAATATAAATTTAAAAACGTTTATCAAATATATGGTGGAATTTTAGGATATATTAACCAAACTCAAAAATATTCTTTACCGATGTATTTTAAAGGAAAAATATTTGTATTTGATAATCGATTAGCAGAACGAGTTACAAATGATATTTTGTCTAAATGTAGAAATTGTAATCAATTAACTGATAGTATTCATATTAATTGCGCATATCATCGGTGTCATAGATTGTTTATTCAATGCAAAAATTGTTCTAAAAAATTTAATTTTTATTGTTCTACAAAATGTTTAAATATTTAA
- the valS gene encoding valyl-tRNA synthetase, whose product MKIIMEKTYNPYKIERYIQKCWDKNNIFKKDINSNKKFFCIMMPPPNITGSLHMGHAFQQAIMDSLIRYNYMLGKNVLFQLGTDHAGIATQMVVENYLLTKKGRKRDSYSRKEFIKEILNWKKKFESNIFYQVKRLGNFINVNDSRFTLDKNFSKAVKKVFILLYKDNYIYKSKKLVYWDPSLKTVVSDLEVEHRTVSHNMWYIKYLLVQKKHKIEKIKYLIVSTTRPETLLGDTAIAVHPRDIRYKKYIGRFVLVPIIGRVIPIISDYTIDMNKGTGCMKITPAHDFNDYNIAKIHKLPMINIFTFDGKILDRLEIFNQNGSITYKDNIQIPDILKKLDRFIARKKILSMLKEMQYLKKIEIYNSSIPYGDRSGIILEPMLTNQWYLKTKKLANTAIEMVKKRKVLFLSQQYLNMYLAWMNNVEDWCISRQIWWGHQIPIWYDNINNNVYVGKNEKSIRKEYLIPDSIVLTQDTDVLDTWFSSSLWTFAGLGWPSDKKKIKNFHPTNILVSGFDIIFFWIARMIMITTYVMKKINNIIQVPFKKLYITGLIKDEEGKKMSKSRGNTLDPLDLIDGIKLSKLIEKRTHNLMQPKLLSKIISYTKKQFPNGIESHGADALRLTLLSLVSTSRNIHWDMNRLKGYKYFCNKLWNASRFIFLNMTRDLKQKKLKKSFLDLWIILKLNIIIKNYHIFFKKYRFDKIVSLLYKFIWRDFCDYYLETIKPILNTGSNQEVESVKYTLFVVFSSIIRLLHPIAPFITDMLWENFNKLYNRPIKSVLLESFPIYKENQHPLYLFKFIKWIQKVSLELRSIRIDIGVRYNFSLQLYIKCFSMYKRIFIEENYNFLKKTFYVKNIVILFRYTQTSSSIYRIVDDTELFIPLSHSINIKTELLRLNKSIVHIQKFINKINKTLKNESFIKYAPKTIVLEKIESLKKNNIIFDKLIQQKNFYYIKDSEI is encoded by the coding sequence ATGAAAATAATTATGGAAAAAACATATAATCCTTATAAAATAGAAAGATATATACAAAAATGTTGGGATAAAAACAATATTTTTAAAAAAGATATTAATTCTAATAAAAAGTTTTTTTGTATTATGATGCCGCCGCCTAACATTACAGGTTCCTTGCATATGGGACATGCATTTCAACAGGCGATTATGGATTCGTTAATACGATATAATTATATGTTAGGAAAAAATGTTTTATTTCAACTAGGTACTGATCATGCAGGTATTGCAACACAAATGGTTGTTGAAAATTATTTATTAACTAAAAAAGGAAGAAAAAGAGATTCGTATTCTAGAAAAGAGTTTATAAAAGAAATTTTGAATTGGAAAAAAAAATTTGAATCTAATATTTTTTATCAAGTTAAACGGTTAGGTAATTTTATTAATGTTAATGATAGTAGATTTACTTTAGATAAAAATTTTTCTAAAGCTGTAAAAAAAGTTTTTATTTTGTTATATAAAGATAATTATATTTATAAAAGTAAAAAACTAGTTTATTGGGATCCGAGCCTTAAAACAGTTGTATCTGATTTAGAGGTAGAACATCGAACAGTATCACATAATATGTGGTATATAAAATATTTATTAGTACAAAAAAAACATAAAATTGAAAAAATAAAATATTTAATTGTATCTACTACACGTCCTGAGACTTTACTCGGTGATACCGCTATTGCTGTTCATCCTAGGGATATTCGATATAAAAAATATATTGGTCGTTTTGTTTTGGTTCCTATTATAGGACGTGTTATTCCTATTATAAGTGATTATACTATTGATATGAATAAAGGTACAGGATGTATGAAAATTACTCCTGCACATGATTTTAATGATTATAATATAGCAAAAATTCATAAATTACCAATGATTAACATTTTTACATTTGACGGAAAAATATTAGATCGATTAGAAATTTTTAATCAGAATGGAAGTATAACATATAAAGATAATATTCAAATCCCAGATATATTAAAAAAATTAGATAGATTTATAGCTCGAAAAAAAATTTTATCTATGCTAAAAGAAATGCAATATTTAAAAAAAATTGAAATATATAACAGTTCTATTCCTTATGGTGATCGTAGTGGAATAATTTTAGAGCCTATGTTAACCAATCAATGGTATTTAAAAACCAAAAAATTAGCTAATACTGCTATTGAAATGGTAAAAAAAAGAAAAGTTTTATTTTTATCGCAACAATATCTAAATATGTATTTAGCTTGGATGAATAATGTTGAAGATTGGTGTATTTCACGTCAAATATGGTGGGGACATCAAATTCCTATTTGGTATGATAATATAAATAATAATGTTTATGTTGGAAAAAATGAAAAATCAATTAGAAAAGAATATTTAATTCCAGATAGTATTGTTTTAACACAAGATACGGATGTTTTAGATACCTGGTTTTCTTCTAGTTTATGGACTTTTGCAGGTTTAGGTTGGCCATCTGATAAAAAAAAAATTAAAAATTTTCATCCTACTAATATATTAGTATCAGGATTTGATATAATATTTTTTTGGATTGCTCGAATGATTATGATCACAACGTATGTAATGAAAAAAATAAATAATATTATACAAGTACCATTTAAAAAATTATATATTACAGGATTAATTAAAGACGAAGAAGGGAAAAAAATGTCTAAATCTAGAGGAAATACTCTAGATCCGTTAGATTTAATAGATGGAATTAAGTTATCAAAATTAATAGAAAAAAGAACTCATAACTTAATGCAACCAAAATTATTATCAAAAATTATATCTTATACTAAAAAACAATTTCCTAATGGTATTGAGTCTCATGGTGCTGATGCATTGCGATTAACTTTGTTATCATTAGTATCCACTAGTCGCAATATACATTGGGATATGAATAGATTAAAAGGATATAAATATTTTTGTAATAAACTATGGAATGCGAGTCGATTTATATTTTTAAATATGACAAGAGATTTAAAACAAAAAAAATTAAAAAAATCTTTTCTAGATCTATGGATAATATTAAAATTAAATATAATTATTAAAAATTATCATATTTTTTTTAAAAAATATCGTTTTGATAAGATTGTATCTTTATTGTATAAGTTTATATGGCGTGATTTTTGTGATTATTATTTAGAGACAATTAAACCAATTTTAAATACAGGTTCGAACCAAGAAGTGGAGTCCGTTAAATATACATTATTTGTTGTTTTTAGTTCAATTATACGTTTATTACATCCTATTGCACCATTTATTACAGATATGTTATGGGAAAATTTTAATAAATTATACAATCGTCCTATAAAGTCAGTTCTTTTAGAATCTTTTCCTATATATAAAGAAAATCAACATCCTTTATATTTATTTAAATTTATTAAATGGATTCAAAAAGTATCTTTGGAATTACGTAGTATACGTATTGATATCGGCGTACGGTATAATTTTAGTTTGCAACTATATATTAAGTGTTTCTCAATGTATAAAAGAATTTTTATAGAAGAAAATTATAATTTTTTAAAAAAAACTTTTTATGTAAAAAATATCGTTATACTTTTTAGATATACTCAAACGTCTTCTTCAATATATAGAATAGTTGATGATACCGAATTATTTATTCCCCTTTCTCATTCAATAAATATAAAAACAGAATTATTACGATTAAATAAATCAATTGTTCATATTCAAAAATTTATTAATAAAATAAATAAGACCTTAAAGAATGAAAGTTTTATTAAATATGCCCCGAAAACTATTGTTTTAGAAAAAATCGAAAGTTTAAAAAAAAATAATATAATATTTGATAAGTTGATTCAACAAAAAAATTTTTATTATATAAAAGATAGTGAAATTTAA
- the pepA gene encoding aminopeptidase A codes for MYMKFSICYNNNFDTLIDCIVIGIGESDVFFKFDECNKRKSKKYILKIIKYGDFQGKIGQILLLYKIPTMVDKRILLVGCGETNIINQSDYEKIIIVCIKKLIEMHVKNILCLLINCCVLNLNAYRKIKFFIETSKEIIQNDEFKNLNIFWIMRVIKNIILNIENLKHLKNAELALKHSNAIVKGIIRTKNLCNMPPNLCNAEYLSEKSKNLQLEYPDLLNTIIINQQEMKQLQMNAYLSVSYGSLNLPFMSIIKYNGNINNQKRPIVLIGKGVTFDSGGLSIKPSKNLDEMKYDMSGAASVFGIITTLSELRLPINVIGILAGCDNMIGKNSYRPGDIITTMSGKKVEVLNTDAEGRLILCDVLTYISRFNPLLVIDIATLTGACMVALGATYTGLMSNNKKLANDLIQSGNVSNDLVWQLPLHSDYENDLKSIVADLNNSDKGLAGASVAACFLSKFVKDYPWAHLDIAGTASSIYKNKGSTGRPNKLLCEYLLNQSKIFI; via the coding sequence ATGTATATGAAATTTTCTATTTGTTATAATAATAACTTTGATACGTTAATTGATTGCATAGTTATTGGAATTGGTGAATCGGATGTTTTTTTTAAATTCGACGAATGTAATAAACGAAAAAGTAAAAAATATATATTAAAAATTATTAAATACGGTGATTTTCAAGGAAAAATCGGGCAAATTTTATTATTGTATAAGATCCCCACTATGGTAGATAAACGAATTTTATTGGTAGGATGTGGTGAGACAAATATAATTAATCAATCTGATTATGAAAAAATAATTATTGTATGTATAAAAAAATTAATAGAAATGCATGTAAAAAATATATTATGTTTGTTAATAAATTGTTGTGTTTTAAATTTAAATGCATATCGAAAGATTAAATTTTTTATTGAAACATCTAAAGAAATTATACAAAATGATGAATTTAAAAATTTAAATATATTTTGGATAATGAGGGTAATAAAAAATATTATTCTAAATATAGAAAATCTAAAACATTTAAAGAATGCAGAATTAGCTTTAAAACATTCTAATGCCATTGTAAAAGGTATAATTAGAACTAAAAATTTATGTAATATGCCTCCAAATTTATGTAATGCTGAATATTTATCTGAAAAATCGAAAAATTTACAATTAGAATACCCAGATTTATTAAATACAATAATTATTAATCAGCAAGAAATGAAACAATTACAGATGAATGCGTACTTATCTGTTTCATACGGTTCTTTAAATTTACCGTTTATGTCTATTATAAAATATAATGGAAATATTAATAATCAGAAACGTCCTATTGTCTTAATTGGTAAAGGTGTAACATTTGATTCAGGGGGATTATCAATTAAACCATCAAAAAATTTAGATGAAATGAAATATGATATGTCGGGAGCAGCTTCAGTGTTCGGTATTATAACTACTTTATCTGAGTTAAGGTTACCTATTAATGTTATTGGAATTCTTGCTGGATGTGATAATATGATCGGAAAAAATTCTTATCGTCCCGGTGATATTATTACTACTATGTCTGGAAAAAAAGTAGAGGTTTTAAATACAGATGCTGAAGGTAGATTAATTTTATGTGACGTATTAACATATATTTCTAGGTTTAACCCTTTATTAGTTATTGACATAGCTACATTAACAGGGGCTTGTATGGTAGCATTAGGAGCTACTTATACTGGATTAATGAGTAACAATAAGAAATTAGCTAATGATTTAATACAGTCTGGAAATGTTAGTAATGATTTAGTATGGCAATTACCTTTACATTCAGATTATGAGAATGATTTAAAATCTATAGTAGCTGATTTAAATAATTCTGATAAGGGTTTAGCGGGAGCTAGTGTAGCTGCATGTTTTTTATCTAAATTTGTAAAAGATTATCCTTGGGCTCATTTGGATATTGCAGGAACTGCATCGTCAATATATAAAAATAAAGGGTCAACAGGACGACCAAATAAATTATTATGCGAATATCTTTTAAATCAATCTAAAATATTTATATAA